One stretch of Tepidibacter hydrothermalis DNA includes these proteins:
- a CDS encoding GNAT family N-acetyltransferase produces MLNEEYLLCYAEMQDIDSWMKMIENVSDNFPGLETTDNMNSYRQTVIKNIKRETAICVKYGNKIVGAMIFSHHWQCLSCMAVHPNHRRKGIASAMIEKMISLFPSDIDISVTTFRKDDIKGIAPRALYKKYGFEEDELVIEFEYPHQQFILHRK; encoded by the coding sequence ATGCTAAATGAAGAATACTTATTATGTTATGCAGAAATGCAGGATATAGATTCTTGGATGAAAATGATAGAAAATGTTAGCGATAATTTTCCGGGGTTAGAAACAACTGACAATATGAATAGCTATAGGCAAACTGTAATTAAAAATATAAAAAGAGAAACTGCCATTTGCGTAAAATATGGGAATAAGATTGTTGGTGCTATGATATTTTCTCATCATTGGCAATGTCTTTCTTGCATGGCAGTTCATCCAAACCATCGTAGAAAAGGAATTGCATCTGCAATGATAGAGAAAATGATTTCATTATTTCCCAGTGATATAGATATATCAGTTACAACATTTAGAAAAGATGATATAAAAGGTATTGCCCCAAGAGCATTGTATAAAAAATATGGATTTGAGGAAGATGAGCTTGTAATTGAATTTGAATATCCTCATCAGCAATTTATTTTACACAGAAAATGA
- the purR gene encoding pur operon repressor, translating into MKFKRTERIGAIVKILSDNPNKVFTLSHFTEKFNAAKSTVSEDILVVKNVFEKLDLGKVITIAGAAGGVKYIPKISAKDNEVFLNEICKKIDDSSRILSGGFLYMIDLIYSPEISSKIGKIFASYIDYSEADYIVTIETKGIPMALMTAKAMNLPLLIIRKDTKASEGSSLNITYVSGSKNIVQTMTLPRKALKEGSKVILIDDFMRGGGTLKGMQDLMNEFNAEVIGKGVLISTTTPNEKLVKDYVSLIDLTEIDELNGTIKVEPNKNFITD; encoded by the coding sequence ATGAAATTTAAAAGAACTGAAAGAATTGGAGCTATAGTTAAAATACTTTCAGATAACCCAAATAAAGTATTTACACTAAGCCATTTCACAGAAAAATTTAATGCAGCAAAATCTACTGTAAGTGAAGATATATTGGTCGTAAAAAATGTATTTGAAAAGTTAGATTTAGGGAAAGTTATAACAATAGCAGGCGCTGCAGGTGGAGTTAAATATATTCCAAAGATATCAGCTAAAGACAATGAAGTATTCTTAAATGAAATTTGTAAAAAAATAGATGATTCATCAAGAATATTATCAGGAGGATTCTTATATATGATAGACCTTATATATAGTCCTGAAATATCATCTAAAATAGGTAAGATATTTGCATCATACATAGATTATAGCGAAGCTGATTATATCGTTACAATAGAGACAAAAGGTATACCTATGGCTCTTATGACAGCAAAAGCTATGAATCTACCTCTTCTTATAATAAGAAAAGATACAAAAGCATCAGAAGGTTCATCTCTTAATATAACATATGTATCAGGAAGCAAGAACATAGTACAAACTATGACACTTCCTAGAAAAGCATTAAAAGAAGGATCTAAGGTAATATTAATAGATGACTTCATGAGAGGTGGAGGAACATTAAAAGGTATGCAAGATCTTATGAATGAATTTAATGCTGAAGTAATAGGAAAAGGAGTTTTAATATCTACAACTACTCCAAATGAAAAACTTGTAAAAGACTATGTATCTTTAATAGACTTAACAGAAATAGATGAGTTAAATGGAACTATAAAGGTTGAACCGAATAAAAACTTTATAACAGATTAG
- the murC gene encoding UDP-N-acetylmuramate--L-alanine ligase, producing MHIHFIGIGGISMSALAKICLNKGYIVSGSDFKDSDTVTNLRNQGMSVFVGHKKENITDDIDLVVYTAAISDDNEELKESHSKNINTLSRAEFLGKIMKEYENSIAVSGTHGKTSTTSMLSVIFEYSNLDPTILVGGNLKDIGGNVKIGNSENFITEACEYVDSFLNFNPKISIVLNIEADHLDYFDGLDDVKDSFNKFGKLLPNDGYFIVNGDDVDCVDVLDGVNSNIIKYGTSDNNNMIISDVSFNKFGHGSFSISLDNKDLGRFNLCVPGLHNIYNAAAAICASLVSGIDVDTIRDNICKYKGVGRRFEYKGTYNEATIIDDYAHHPTEVKATLSAAKNMCEGDLWCIFQPHTYTRTSSLLDEFAASFNDASFVIITDIYAAREKNDGSVHSKDLVEKIKEYNKNVIYIKDFDDIADYLRDHIKKDDVVITTGAGSIYQVADMIV from the coding sequence ATGCATATACACTTTATAGGAATAGGCGGAATAAGCATGAGCGCACTAGCTAAGATATGCTTAAATAAAGGATATATAGTTTCTGGTTCTGATTTTAAAGATTCAGATACTGTAACTAATTTAAGAAATCAAGGCATGAGTGTATTCGTTGGTCACAAAAAGGAAAACATAACTGATGATATAGATTTAGTAGTTTATACAGCTGCTATAAGTGATGATAATGAAGAACTTAAAGAATCGCATTCTAAAAATATAAATACTTTATCTAGAGCTGAATTTTTGGGTAAAATAATGAAAGAGTATGAAAATTCTATAGCGGTATCTGGAACTCACGGAAAAACTAGTACTACTTCTATGTTATCTGTGATTTTTGAGTATTCAAATCTTGACCCTACTATACTTGTAGGTGGTAACTTAAAAGATATAGGTGGTAATGTTAAGATAGGTAATTCAGAAAACTTCATCACTGAAGCTTGTGAATATGTTGATAGTTTTTTAAATTTTAATCCTAAAATATCTATTGTTCTAAATATAGAGGCTGATCACCTAGATTATTTTGATGGTCTTGATGATGTTAAAGATTCTTTTAATAAATTCGGTAAACTTCTTCCTAATGATGGATACTTCATTGTAAATGGAGACGATGTTGACTGTGTAGATGTTTTAGATGGTGTAAATTCTAATATTATAAAATATGGTACGTCAGATAATAACAATATGATTATTAGTGATGTTTCATTTAATAAATTTGGCCATGGCTCATTCTCTATTTCACTTGATAATAAAGACCTTGGAAGATTCAATCTTTGTGTTCCAGGGCTTCACAACATATACAACGCGGCAGCTGCTATATGTGCATCTTTAGTTTCTGGAATCGATGTAGATACTATAAGAGATAATATATGTAAATACAAGGGTGTTGGAAGAAGATTTGAGTACAAGGGTACTTATAATGAAGCTACTATAATAGATGATTATGCTCATCATCCAACAGAAGTTAAAGCTACTTTATCAGCAGCTAAAAATATGTGCGAAGGAGATCTATGGTGTATATTCCAACCACATACTTATACTAGAACTTCTTCACTTTTAGACGAGTTTGCAGCTTCTTTTAATGATGCTTCTTTTGTTATAATAACTGATATATATGCTGCAAGAGAGAAAAACGATGGATCTGTTCATTCTAAGGACTTAGTTGAGAAAATCAAGGAATATAATAAAAATGTAATTTATATAAAAGATTTTGATGATATTGCTGATTATTTAAGAGATCATATTAAGAAGGATGATGTAGTTATAACTACTGGAGCTGGAAGTATATATCAAGTTGCAGATATGATTGTATAA